In Pseudomonas asiatica, the following are encoded in one genomic region:
- a CDS encoding efflux RND transporter periplasmic adaptor subunit — protein MRAAVRTLVTLCVVALAVFAGYQLWQYYMLTPWTRDARVRADVVVIAPDVSGWVRELKARDNQQVKAGDLLMSIDRERFQAAFDQASAVTETRSQQLRLREREAARRTALGPEAISAELRENAQINAAIARGELHEAEAQLQVAKINLARSEVRAPRSGHITNLRLAEGNYVNTGEAVMALVDDSTFYIQAYFEETKLPRIRVGDAVKVWLMGAGEPMQGHVESISRGITDRNSNPDSQLLPEVEPTFNWVRLAQRIPVRIRLDQVPEGVTLSAGMTASVQVHEEQSRP, from the coding sequence ATGCGTGCGGCCGTACGTACCCTGGTCACCTTGTGTGTGGTGGCCCTTGCCGTCTTCGCCGGCTATCAGCTGTGGCAGTACTACATGCTCACCCCCTGGACCCGCGATGCCCGTGTGCGCGCCGATGTGGTGGTGATCGCCCCCGATGTGTCCGGCTGGGTGCGCGAGCTGAAGGCCCGTGACAATCAGCAGGTCAAGGCCGGCGACCTGCTGATGAGCATCGACCGCGAACGCTTCCAGGCTGCTTTCGACCAAGCCAGCGCGGTGACCGAAACCCGCAGCCAGCAACTGCGCCTGCGCGAGCGTGAAGCGGCCCGGCGTACCGCACTTGGGCCGGAGGCGATCAGTGCCGAATTGCGGGAAAACGCCCAGATCAATGCGGCCATCGCCCGCGGTGAGCTGCATGAGGCCGAGGCACAATTGCAGGTCGCCAAAATCAACCTGGCGCGCAGTGAAGTGCGGGCGCCGCGCAGCGGGCATATCACCAACCTGCGCCTGGCCGAGGGCAACTATGTGAACACCGGGGAGGCGGTGATGGCCCTGGTGGACGATTCAACCTTCTATATCCAGGCCTATTTCGAGGAAACCAAGCTGCCACGCATTCGTGTGGGGGATGCGGTGAAGGTCTGGCTGATGGGCGCGGGCGAACCGATGCAAGGGCATGTGGAAAGCATCAGCCGTGGTATCACCGACCGCAACAGCAACCCCGACAGCCAGTTGCTGCCGGAGGTCGAGCCGACCTTCAACTGGGTGCGATTGGCGCAGCGGATACCGGTAAGGATTCGCCTGGACCAGGTGCCGGAGGGGGTGACCCTGAGTGCGGGAATGACGGCCAGTGTGCAGGTGCATGAGGAGCAGAGTCGGCCGTGA
- a CDS encoding SDR family NAD(P)-dependent oxidoreductase, translating into MTRKIALITGASRGLGRNTAEHLAARGIDVIGTYHSKAEEAHAVAARLEQAGVKAIMLQLDVSDSASFAGFAECLGATLQQHFGHERFDFLVNNAGIGLNVPYTETSEAQFDQLLKIQLKGPFFLTQRLLPLLVDNGRIVNISTGLARFALPGYAAYAAMKGAMEVLTRYQAKELGARGIRVNILAPGAIETDFGGGVVRDNRQVNEYIAGNTALGRVGLPDDIGAAIALLLEDGNGWINGQRLEVSGGMFL; encoded by the coding sequence ATGACCCGCAAGATTGCCCTGATCACTGGCGCCAGCCGCGGCCTGGGCCGCAACACCGCAGAACACCTGGCCGCACGCGGCATCGATGTCATCGGCACTTACCACAGCAAGGCGGAGGAAGCCCATGCCGTCGCCGCCCGGCTGGAGCAGGCCGGGGTCAAGGCCATCATGCTGCAACTGGACGTCAGCGACAGCGCCAGCTTTGCCGGCTTCGCCGAATGCCTCGGCGCAACCCTGCAGCAACACTTTGGCCACGAGCGCTTCGACTTTCTGGTGAACAATGCCGGGATCGGATTGAACGTGCCATACACCGAAACCAGCGAGGCACAGTTCGACCAGTTGCTGAAAATCCAGCTGAAAGGTCCGTTCTTCCTTACCCAGCGCCTGCTGCCGTTGCTGGTCGACAATGGCCGCATCGTCAACATTTCCACTGGCCTGGCGCGCTTTGCGCTACCGGGGTATGCCGCCTATGCCGCGATGAAGGGGGCGATGGAGGTGCTGACCCGCTATCAGGCCAAGGAACTGGGAGCACGTGGGATCCGTGTGAACATTCTGGCGCCGGGGGCGATCGAGACCGATTTTGGCGGCGGCGTGGTGCGGGATAACCGACAGGTTAATGAATACATTGCCGGCAACACGGCGCTGGGGCGGGTGGGCTTGCCGGATGATATCGGGGCAGCGATTGCGCTGTTGCTGGAAGATGGCAACGGCTGGATCAACGGGCAACGGCTGGAGGTTTCGGGCGGGATGTTCCTCTGA
- a CDS encoding bifunctional diguanylate cyclase/phosphodiesterase, with amino-acid sequence MARTANPPPASPTPRFQVRRLIAGFSAVFGLACLVIVGALFNIAGTLDHQERQRSASQASKALEQRLLASRQFLSSYAVWDAAFEHLAGQADWKWAYEEKNVGESLYSASGYEGVFVVEDARTTYALFRGQPTQAAANTYIDAALQPIIDQARAAAIPREQITRFVLFNGWPAVLSAAAVRPDRDVTESEVSQAPVMLFVDQLTEDKLAQLSSGAGLTGMHVEKDDVGEHGHLRIDLGDTGYHLSWSSPLPGHQLLRAVLPPLSGALLILGLVMLYLFRHALRSSRAIDLTLADLQQSNQALEASEQRFRAVAESASDWIWETDRQQRLTYLSQRFVNVTGYPVDDWLGHPLNQLLACDTTPLSPWLDALAAADPQQLANLRCTYRDQNGQNRYCRISARAIWYDDKPVGFRGTASDITDEVDAHARIQHLSLHDPLTGLANRNKLARHLEQALLRGSDSPPLTLLLLDLDNFKPINDSLGHAAGDAVLQEVANRLRDTTRDGDLVARLGGDEFLLVLGGMDNRSEIDRFCARLISLLQQPIIFDNQPLHVGASIGVAQTRTQGFDAGELIRCADIALYQAKADGKSTWRYFAAEMNQQIQYRRQLENDMRRALRNQEFELHYQPRYRLSDLRIVAVEALLRWQHPQEGLLGPDTFIPLAEQSDIIVALGRWVLREACRTAHDWPADVLVSVNLSPAQFQRSDVVADVREILLETAFPAQRLELEITENVMLNDIEGALGTMLSLKELGVRLNMDDFGTGYSSLGYLRTYPFDSIKIDKRFIGGLNNTAGSDRAVVQAIINLGEAMGLTVTAEGVESEQQLRALQKDRCHEVQGYYLSRPLNSAGLEALLQQASQRSAPYL; translated from the coding sequence ATGGCCAGGACCGCCAACCCTCCACCCGCCAGCCCCACCCCGCGCTTCCAGGTGCGTCGCTTGATTGCCGGCTTCAGCGCAGTTTTCGGCCTGGCTTGCCTGGTCATCGTCGGCGCCCTGTTCAATATCGCGGGTACTCTTGACCATCAGGAGCGCCAGCGCAGCGCCTCGCAGGCATCCAAGGCGCTGGAGCAACGGTTGCTCGCATCGCGCCAATTCCTGTCCAGCTACGCCGTATGGGATGCTGCCTTCGAACACCTGGCGGGGCAGGCCGACTGGAAATGGGCCTACGAAGAAAAGAACGTGGGCGAGTCGCTGTACAGCGCCAGCGGCTATGAGGGAGTGTTCGTGGTGGAGGACGCACGCACCACCTACGCCTTGTTCAGAGGCCAGCCTACCCAGGCGGCGGCCAATACCTATATCGATGCAGCGCTGCAGCCAATCATCGACCAGGCCCGGGCGGCGGCCATCCCACGTGAACAGATCACCCGTTTCGTCCTGTTCAACGGTTGGCCGGCCGTGCTCAGTGCTGCGGCGGTGCGCCCGGACCGGGATGTTACCGAGAGCGAGGTCAGCCAGGCGCCGGTAATGCTGTTTGTCGACCAGCTCACCGAGGACAAGCTGGCGCAACTGAGCAGCGGTGCCGGCCTGACCGGCATGCACGTGGAGAAAGATGATGTGGGCGAGCACGGCCACCTGCGCATCGACCTCGGCGATACCGGCTACCACCTGTCCTGGAGCAGCCCGCTGCCAGGGCACCAGTTGCTGCGTGCTGTGTTGCCCCCGCTGTCGGGAGCCTTGCTGATACTTGGCCTGGTCATGCTCTACCTGTTCCGTCATGCCTTGCGCAGTTCGCGCGCGATCGACCTCACGCTCGCCGATCTGCAGCAGAGCAACCAGGCCCTGGAGGCCAGCGAGCAGCGTTTTCGCGCGGTGGCCGAGTCGGCATCCGACTGGATCTGGGAAACTGATCGGCAGCAACGCCTCACCTATCTGTCACAACGTTTTGTCAACGTTACCGGTTACCCGGTGGACGACTGGCTCGGCCACCCGCTCAATCAGTTACTGGCCTGCGATACCACGCCGCTCTCGCCGTGGCTGGATGCCCTGGCCGCGGCCGACCCGCAACAACTGGCCAACCTGCGCTGCACCTACCGCGACCAGAATGGCCAGAACCGCTACTGCCGGATTTCGGCCCGCGCCATCTGGTACGACGACAAGCCCGTCGGTTTCCGTGGCACCGCCAGTGACATCACCGACGAAGTCGATGCCCATGCACGCATCCAGCACCTGTCGCTGCACGACCCGCTGACCGGCCTGGCCAACCGCAACAAGCTAGCCCGCCACCTGGAACAGGCGCTGTTACGTGGGAGCGACTCGCCACCACTGACCTTGCTGCTGCTGGACCTGGACAACTTCAAGCCGATCAACGACTCTCTCGGCCATGCCGCCGGTGACGCGGTGCTGCAGGAGGTAGCGAACCGCCTGCGCGACACTACCCGCGACGGCGACCTGGTCGCGCGTTTGGGCGGCGACGAGTTCCTCCTGGTGCTCGGCGGCATGGACAACCGCAGCGAGATCGACCGTTTCTGTGCGCGCCTGATCAGCCTGCTGCAACAACCGATCATCTTCGATAACCAGCCCCTGCACGTTGGCGCCAGCATCGGAGTCGCCCAGACCCGTACCCAGGGCTTCGATGCCGGCGAGCTGATCCGCTGCGCCGATATCGCCCTGTACCAGGCCAAGGCCGACGGCAAGAGCACCTGGCGCTATTTCGCTGCCGAAATGAACCAGCAGATCCAGTACCGCCGCCAACTGGAGAACGACATGCGGCGAGCCCTGCGCAACCAGGAATTCGAGCTGCACTACCAGCCGCGCTACCGCCTCAGCGACCTGCGCATCGTCGCAGTCGAGGCCTTGCTGCGCTGGCAGCATCCGCAGGAAGGGTTGCTGGGGCCGGACACCTTCATCCCCTTGGCCGAACAGAGTGACATCATTGTCGCGCTGGGCCGCTGGGTGTTGCGCGAAGCCTGCCGCACTGCCCATGACTGGCCCGCCGATGTTCTGGTGTCTGTGAACCTGTCACCTGCGCAGTTCCAGCGCAGCGATGTGGTGGCGGATGTACGCGAGATCCTGCTGGAAACCGCTTTCCCCGCACAGCGCCTGGAGCTGGAAATTACCGAGAACGTGATGCTCAATGACATCGAAGGCGCACTGGGCACAATGCTGTCGCTCAAGGAGCTCGGCGTTCGCCTGAACATGGACGACTTCGGCACCGGCTACTCGTCGCTGGGCTACTTGCGCACCTACCCGTTCGACAGCATCAAGATCGACAAACGCTTTATCGGCGGGCTGAACAACACCGCTGGCAGCGACCGCGCCGTGGTCCAGGCCATCATCAACCTGGGCGAAGCGATGGGGCTGACGGTGACGGCCGAAGGAGTGGAAAGCGAGCAGCAGCTCAGGGCACTGCAGAAGGACCGTTGCCATGAAGTGCAAGGCTATTACCTGAGCAGGCCTCTGAACAGTGCGGGGCTCGAGGCGTTGTTGCAGCAGGCATCCCAGCGCTCGGCGCCCTACCTGTAG
- a CDS encoding LysR family transcriptional regulator — MNKLELLRTFVRVCEVSSFTLAAESLGLPRSTVSEQVRALERLLGTQLFNRTTRRVQATQDGALLYERSKDLLSGMDEIEGLFRADDAELAGRLRVDLPTMMARRVIIPALPQFLQRFPRLEVELSCTDRQVDLLREGFDCVMRIGALHDLDVVARPVGQLSMRNCASPAYLARYGVPRTLQDLAEHHLVHYVRTLGGRSAGFEFLQDGELHFQAMAGVVTVNNAEAYSAACLAGLGLIQVPAVGVAEHLQRGELVSVLEGWQAPAMPVSLLYARQRHVPRRVQAFMQWLGEVLHSQVDGGR; from the coding sequence TTGAACAAGCTGGAGTTGTTGCGCACCTTTGTTCGTGTCTGCGAGGTCAGCAGTTTCACCCTGGCTGCCGAGAGCTTGGGGCTGCCCCGTTCGACTGTGTCGGAGCAGGTCAGGGCGCTCGAGCGTTTGCTGGGTACGCAGCTGTTCAACCGCACCACCCGCCGGGTACAGGCGACCCAGGATGGCGCCTTGCTGTACGAGCGCAGCAAGGACCTGCTGTCGGGCATGGACGAAATCGAGGGCTTGTTCCGCGCCGACGATGCCGAGCTGGCCGGGCGCCTGCGCGTCGATCTGCCGACAATGATGGCCCGGCGGGTCATCATCCCGGCGTTGCCGCAGTTTCTGCAGCGCTTCCCGCGCCTGGAGGTGGAGCTCAGTTGTACCGACCGCCAGGTCGACCTGCTGCGTGAAGGCTTCGATTGCGTGATGCGCATTGGTGCCCTGCATGACCTGGATGTGGTGGCGCGCCCGGTCGGCCAACTGAGCATGCGCAACTGTGCCAGCCCTGCCTACCTTGCACGCTACGGCGTGCCGCGCACGCTGCAGGACCTGGCCGAGCATCACTTGGTGCATTACGTGCGCACTCTGGGGGGGCGTAGTGCCGGTTTCGAATTTCTGCAGGACGGTGAACTGCATTTCCAGGCCATGGCCGGCGTGGTCACAGTGAACAATGCCGAGGCCTACTCGGCGGCCTGCCTGGCCGGGCTGGGGCTGATCCAGGTACCGGCGGTGGGCGTGGCCGAGCACCTGCAGCGCGGTGAGCTGGTTTCGGTACTGGAAGGCTGGCAGGCGCCGGCCATGCCCGTATCACTGCTTTATGCCCGGCAACGGCACGTGCCACGCCGGGTGCAGGCCTTCATGCAATGGTTGGGCGAGGTGCTGCATTCACAGGTTGACGGTGGTCGCTGA
- a CDS encoding diguanylate cyclase, with amino-acid sequence MDKRSGKGLSFAKRIYLPRVIGLGIGLFSVMAAMAPLSPPIWAWLLVLFNGLLWPHVAYLWAARSATPYQAEQRNLVLDSLMGGFWTAAMHFNPLPSVTVLSMMTMNNVAAGGKRMVVRGMLAQLAGMLIATLLLGPGLQLNATPLQVYACLPMLTLYPLALGWVCYQLAIKLADHKRRLSTLSLTDSLTGLLNHGAWKDLLLLKFQACQQQKGHAVIALIDIDHFKTINDTFGHVVGDCVLRQLGAELRHNLREGDQAGRYGGDEFCVILPDTSEAEACLAMERLRERVASYRNPQLPHLRISLSIGLSAFEADLESPEHWLEQADKALYTAKHAGRDQVNFARSDAATLRLAYPD; translated from the coding sequence ATGGATAAACGCAGCGGCAAAGGACTTTCATTCGCCAAACGCATCTACCTGCCGCGGGTCATCGGCCTGGGAATCGGCCTGTTCAGTGTCATGGCCGCCATGGCGCCGCTGTCACCGCCCATCTGGGCATGGCTGCTGGTGCTGTTCAACGGCCTGTTGTGGCCACATGTGGCCTACCTGTGGGCAGCCCGTTCGGCCACGCCCTACCAGGCAGAACAGCGCAACCTGGTTCTGGACTCCCTGATGGGTGGGTTCTGGACCGCCGCCATGCATTTCAATCCATTGCCCAGTGTGACCGTGCTTTCGATGATGACCATGAACAACGTCGCCGCCGGCGGCAAACGCATGGTCGTTCGCGGGATGCTGGCCCAGTTGGCCGGCATGCTCATCGCCACATTGTTGCTGGGCCCCGGCCTGCAACTGAATGCCACACCCCTGCAGGTCTATGCCTGCCTGCCGATGCTGACGCTCTATCCACTGGCGCTAGGCTGGGTCTGCTACCAGCTGGCGATCAAGCTGGCCGACCACAAGCGCCGACTGAGCACCCTGAGCCTCACCGACAGCCTGACCGGCCTGCTCAACCACGGTGCCTGGAAAGACCTGCTGCTGCTGAAGTTCCAGGCCTGCCAGCAGCAAAAGGGGCACGCGGTGATTGCCCTGATCGACATCGACCACTTCAAGACCATCAACGACACGTTCGGTCACGTTGTCGGCGACTGTGTGCTGCGCCAACTCGGCGCCGAGCTGCGGCACAACCTACGCGAAGGCGACCAGGCCGGGCGCTACGGCGGTGACGAATTCTGCGTAATCTTGCCGGATACCAGCGAAGCCGAAGCGTGCCTGGCCATGGAGCGCCTGCGCGAGCGGGTCGCCAGCTACCGCAACCCGCAGTTGCCGCACCTGCGCATCAGCCTGAGCATCGGCCTTTCGGCATTCGAGGCCGACCTGGAGTCACCCGAGCACTGGCTCGAACAGGCGGACAAGGCGCTGTATACCGCCAAGCATGCCGGGCGCGACCAGGTCAATTTTGCCCGCAGCGACGCTGCAACGCTCAGGCTGGCCTATCCTGATTGA
- a CDS encoding DUF1656 domain-containing protein: protein MGLREWELGGVLFSPFLVYVLMALVLTGVLRLVVQATPLGRWIWHEALFDAALFVCVLFLVVRLLGAL from the coding sequence ATGGGGTTGCGTGAGTGGGAATTGGGCGGCGTGCTGTTCAGCCCTTTCCTGGTTTATGTGTTGATGGCGCTGGTGCTTACCGGCGTGTTGCGTCTGGTGGTGCAGGCCACGCCGTTGGGGCGCTGGATCTGGCATGAAGCGCTGTTCGATGCGGCGTTGTTCGTTTGTGTGTTGTTCCTGGTAGTGCGACTGCTGGGAGCTTTATAA
- a CDS encoding MBL fold metallo-hydrolase, with protein MKAFLLLGVLLMVPLANPAGEPAPQREGRFHNQASLPQDGVLKKLRIGLKYLFLRKPPETRPATPVSLQPMTRQQVLDAPDRSLWRLGHSTVLLKLRGRFFITDPVFAERASPVQWAGPLRFHAPPLALDQLPPLAAVVLSHDHFDHLDEQAIRQLAPRTSVFLAPLGVGNLLITWGVAPAKVRQLDWWQESEVEGVRFVATPAQHFSGRGLLDSNRTLWASWVIVDEDVRVFFSGDTGYFDGFKQIGERFGPFDLTLIETGAYNVAWPDVHMQPEQSLQAHLDLRGRWLLPIHNGTFDLSIHGWQEPFERILALANQAQVRLSTPQMGERVSLDSPHAGQNWWQPRPLRQRGQPNERVVAAR; from the coding sequence ATGAAGGCTTTCCTGTTGCTCGGAGTGTTGCTGATGGTCCCTTTGGCCAACCCCGCCGGCGAGCCGGCGCCACAGCGGGAAGGGCGTTTTCACAACCAGGCGTCGTTGCCACAGGATGGCGTATTGAAGAAGCTGCGCATCGGGCTCAAATACCTGTTCCTGCGCAAACCGCCGGAAACCCGGCCGGCCACACCGGTCAGCCTCCAGCCCATGACCCGCCAGCAGGTGCTCGATGCGCCCGACCGCAGCCTGTGGCGCCTGGGCCATTCCACAGTATTGCTCAAGCTGCGTGGGCGCTTCTTTATTACCGACCCGGTATTCGCCGAGCGCGCCTCGCCAGTGCAGTGGGCCGGCCCGCTGCGTTTCCATGCGCCACCCTTGGCACTGGACCAATTGCCGCCATTGGCTGCGGTGGTACTGTCCCACGATCACTTCGATCATCTGGACGAACAGGCGATTCGCCAACTTGCACCGCGAACAAGTGTGTTCCTGGCCCCGCTGGGCGTAGGCAACCTGCTGATTACCTGGGGCGTGGCACCGGCGAAGGTGCGGCAGCTGGACTGGTGGCAGGAAAGCGAGGTCGAGGGCGTACGCTTTGTCGCCACCCCGGCTCAGCACTTTTCCGGGCGTGGGCTGCTGGACAGCAACCGGACCTTGTGGGCGTCGTGGGTGATCGTCGACGAGGATGTGCGGGTATTCTTCAGTGGCGATACCGGCTACTTCGATGGGTTCAAGCAGATTGGCGAGCGCTTCGGGCCGTTCGACCTGACCTTGATCGAGACCGGGGCCTACAACGTCGCCTGGCCCGATGTGCACATGCAGCCGGAGCAGAGCCTGCAGGCCCATCTGGATTTACGCGGGCGTTGGCTGTTGCCGATTCACAACGGCACTTTCGACCTGTCCATCCATGGTTGGCAGGAACCGTTCGAACGCATCCTGGCGCTGGCCAACCAGGCACAGGTGCGCCTGAGCACCCCGCAGATGGGGGAGCGGGTCAGCCTTGACTCTCCACACGCCGGGCAGAACTGGTGGCAGCCACGGCCCTTGCGTCAGCGGGGCCAACCGAACGAGCGCGTGGTTGCGGCACGCTGA
- a CDS encoding formate/nitrite transporter family protein codes for MSDAQSEKTPGLSADEEQEVSLNQPPRAAVLHEIIRYQGDQELERTLAALWWSALAAGLSMGLSLMAMGLFYARLPEGDSAQVIASIGYSAGFLAVILARQQLFTENTLTAVLPVMTAPTLANFGRLLRLWSVVLLGNLAGTLLVAWVMLELPIFDSKTDVAFLEVGRKVMKNDVSQMFAKGIVSGWMIATMVWMIPSMEHAKIWIILMITYLMALGDFTHIVVGSVEVSYLVWAGDETWSSFWLEFALPTLAGNIIGGSFIFGLISHAQVRSDSGKPPSRLLKENRPPSARRKNGNE; via the coding sequence ATGAGCGATGCGCAAAGCGAGAAAACCCCGGGCCTGTCGGCGGACGAGGAGCAGGAAGTCAGCCTTAACCAACCGCCCCGCGCGGCAGTACTGCACGAGATCATTCGTTACCAGGGCGATCAGGAACTGGAACGAACACTCGCCGCACTGTGGTGGTCGGCACTGGCCGCAGGCTTGTCCATGGGGCTGTCGCTCATGGCCATGGGGCTGTTCTACGCACGCCTGCCGGAGGGGGACAGTGCCCAGGTTATCGCCAGCATCGGCTATAGCGCAGGCTTCCTTGCAGTGATACTGGCGCGTCAGCAGTTGTTCACCGAAAACACCCTGACCGCCGTGTTGCCGGTAATGACTGCCCCCACCCTGGCCAACTTCGGGCGCCTGCTGCGCCTTTGGAGCGTGGTACTGCTTGGCAACCTCGCGGGTACCCTGCTGGTGGCCTGGGTAATGCTAGAGCTGCCGATCTTCGACAGCAAGACCGACGTGGCCTTCCTGGAGGTTGGCCGCAAGGTCATGAAGAACGATGTCAGCCAGATGTTCGCCAAAGGCATCGTATCGGGGTGGATGATCGCCACAATGGTCTGGATGATCCCGTCGATGGAACATGCCAAGATCTGGATCATCCTGATGATCACCTATCTGATGGCCCTGGGCGACTTCACCCATATAGTGGTCGGCTCAGTCGAGGTGTCCTATCTGGTCTGGGCCGGCGATGAAACCTGGAGCAGTTTCTGGCTGGAGTTCGCCCTGCCGACACTGGCGGGCAACATCATCGGCGGCAGTTTCATCTTCGGATTGATCAGCCATGCACAGGTGCGCAGCGACAGCGGCAAACCGCCCTCGCGGCTACTGAAAGAGAACCGGCCACCCTCAGCGCGCCGCAAAAACGGCAACGAATGA
- a CDS encoding DUF2025 family protein, with translation MAITSQDICNAADQLKGFVGFHGKRGVHIVRFSEDSFGMDVADASITPCSEFVWRPEQGQRMALCRERLALLLEQHVDDRLNIGEPLRTYLRRRDLPEIVAERSLRQLC, from the coding sequence ATGGCCATCACTTCACAGGACATCTGCAACGCTGCCGACCAGCTCAAGGGCTTTGTCGGTTTTCATGGCAAGCGCGGCGTGCATATCGTGCGTTTTTCCGAAGACTCTTTCGGCATGGACGTGGCCGATGCCAGCATCACGCCCTGCAGCGAGTTTGTCTGGCGGCCCGAGCAAGGGCAGCGCATGGCTCTTTGCCGCGAACGGCTGGCGCTGTTGCTGGAGCAGCATGTGGATGACCGTTTGAACATCGGTGAACCGCTGCGCACCTACCTGCGCCGGCGCGACCTGCCGGAAATCGTGGCTGAGCGCAGCTTGCGGCAGCTGTGCTGA